One genomic segment of Streptomyces sp. RKND-216 includes these proteins:
- a CDS encoding Uma2 family endonuclease, whose product MTAEPLPSWAYPPPGGFTADDLDRIPDLPPHTELIDGSLVFVSPQKYFHTLAMYLFESGLRRTAPPELAFCREMSVVLGRRNRPEPDITVVRAEAVTAAAEETGHVPEDVVLAVEIVSPDSEERDRKRKPQLYAEAGIPHFWRVEKGEGRRPVVYVYELDPATRAYVPTGIHHDQLKLSVPFTIDIDLTEIDRL is encoded by the coding sequence ATGACCGCCGAACCGCTGCCTTCGTGGGCCTACCCGCCCCCTGGGGGGTTCACCGCGGACGACCTCGACCGAATCCCCGACCTCCCGCCGCACACCGAGCTGATCGACGGGAGCCTCGTCTTCGTGAGCCCGCAGAAGTACTTCCACACGCTCGCGATGTACCTGTTCGAGTCGGGCCTGCGCCGGACGGCCCCACCGGAACTCGCCTTCTGCCGCGAGATGTCCGTCGTGCTGGGCAGGCGCAACCGCCCGGAACCCGACATCACGGTCGTCCGCGCCGAGGCGGTCACCGCAGCGGCCGAGGAGACGGGACACGTGCCGGAGGACGTGGTGCTGGCGGTGGAGATCGTCTCTCCGGACTCCGAGGAGCGGGACCGCAAGCGGAAGCCGCAGTTGTACGCCGAGGCGGGCATCCCCCACTTCTGGCGGGTGGAGAAGGGCGAGGGGCGTCGCCCGGTGGTCTACGTCTACGAGCTGGATCCGGCGACCCGCGCGTATGTGCCGACCGGCATCCACCACGACCAGCTCAAGCTGTCGGTGCCGTTCACGATCGACATCGACCTCACGGAGATCGACCGCCTCTAG
- the guaA gene encoding glutamine-hydrolyzing GMP synthase, translated as MRDTAQTAAPETVLVVDFGAQYAQLIARRVREARVYSEVVPSTMPVAEMLAKDPKAIILSGGPSSVYAEGAPSLDRALFEAGVPVFGMCYGFQLMAQALGGTVDNTGSREYGRTDLHVSRSGSTLFEGTPDEQQVWMSHGDACSAAPEGFAVTASTDMVPVAAFENDERQLYGVQYHPEVMHSTHGQQVLEHFLYRGAGLTPSWTTSSIVDEQVEAIRTQVGSKRALCGLSGGVDSAVAAALVQKAIGSQLTCVYVDHGLMRQGETEQVEKDFVAATGVQLKVVDAADRFLGALAGVSDPEQKRKIIGREFIRVFEQAQAELVAEAGAQGGAAGEYAFLVQGTLYPDVVESGGGTGTANIKSHHNVGGLPEDLEFELVEPLRKLFKDEVRMVGQELGLPEEIVQRQPFPGPGLGIRIVGEVTRERLDVLRAADAIAREELTAAGLDREIWQCPVVLLADVRSVGVQGDGRTYGHPVVLRPVSSEDAMTADWSRLPYDVLGRISTRITNEVRDVNRVVLDVTSKPPGTIEWE; from the coding sequence GTGCGCGACACCGCCCAGACCGCCGCCCCGGAAACCGTGCTGGTCGTCGACTTCGGCGCGCAGTACGCCCAGCTCATCGCCCGCCGGGTGCGCGAGGCCCGGGTCTACAGCGAGGTCGTCCCGTCCACCATGCCGGTGGCGGAGATGCTCGCCAAGGACCCGAAGGCGATCATCCTCTCCGGCGGCCCCTCCTCCGTCTACGCCGAGGGCGCACCCTCCCTCGACCGCGCGCTCTTCGAGGCGGGCGTCCCCGTCTTCGGCATGTGCTACGGCTTCCAGCTGATGGCGCAGGCGCTCGGCGGCACCGTCGACAACACCGGCAGTCGCGAGTACGGGCGCACCGACCTGCACGTCTCCCGGTCCGGCTCGACCCTCTTCGAGGGCACCCCGGACGAGCAGCAGGTGTGGATGTCGCACGGCGACGCCTGCTCCGCCGCACCGGAGGGCTTCGCGGTCACCGCGTCCACCGACATGGTGCCGGTGGCCGCGTTCGAGAACGACGAGCGGCAGCTCTACGGCGTGCAGTACCACCCCGAGGTGATGCACTCCACGCACGGCCAGCAGGTGCTGGAGCACTTCCTCTACCGGGGCGCGGGCCTCACCCCGTCCTGGACGACCAGCAGCATCGTCGACGAGCAGGTCGAGGCCATCCGGACGCAGGTCGGCAGCAAGCGCGCCCTCTGCGGACTTTCCGGCGGCGTCGACTCCGCCGTCGCCGCGGCGCTCGTGCAGAAGGCCATCGGCTCCCAGCTCACCTGCGTCTACGTCGACCACGGCCTGATGCGTCAGGGTGAGACCGAGCAGGTGGAGAAGGACTTCGTCGCGGCCACCGGCGTCCAGCTCAAGGTCGTCGACGCCGCCGACCGCTTCCTCGGCGCGCTCGCCGGGGTCTCCGACCCGGAGCAGAAGCGGAAGATCATCGGCCGCGAGTTCATCCGCGTCTTCGAGCAGGCCCAGGCCGAGCTCGTCGCAGAGGCCGGCGCGCAGGGCGGGGCCGCGGGGGAGTACGCGTTCCTCGTCCAGGGCACGCTCTACCCGGACGTCGTCGAGTCCGGCGGCGGCACCGGCACGGCGAACATCAAGTCCCACCACAACGTGGGCGGGCTCCCCGAGGACCTGGAGTTCGAGCTGGTCGAGCCGCTGCGGAAGCTGTTCAAGGACGAGGTCCGGATGGTCGGCCAGGAGCTCGGGCTGCCGGAGGAGATCGTCCAGCGCCAGCCGTTCCCCGGCCCCGGCCTGGGCATCCGCATCGTCGGCGAGGTCACCCGCGAGCGCCTGGACGTCCTGCGCGCCGCCGACGCCATCGCCCGCGAGGAGCTGACCGCCGCCGGACTGGACCGCGAGATCTGGCAGTGCCCGGTCGTGCTGCTCGCCGACGTCCGCTCCGTCGGCGTCCAGGGCGACGGCCGCACCTACGGCCACCCGGTCGTGCTGCGGCCCGTCTCCTCCGAGGACGCGATGACCGCCGACTGGTCCCGCCTCCCGTACGACGTGCTGGGCCGCATCTCCACCCGCATCACGAACGAGGTCCGCGACGTCAACCGCGTCGTCCTCGACGTCACCAGCAAGCCCCCGGGCACCATCGAGTGGGAGTGA
- a CDS encoding chorismate mutase, whose amino-acid sequence MSTTAATTATTTRATGTAHGTEPPAGQIDDGRGRIDALDEQIIALVRERMTVSAGIQRARIASGGRRVHLAREMEILARYRDELGRPGTTMAMTLLELSRGRA is encoded by the coding sequence ATGAGCACGACCGCCGCCACGACGGCGACCACTACCAGGGCGACCGGCACCGCGCACGGAACCGAGCCGCCCGCCGGGCAGATCGACGACGGCCGGGGCCGCATCGACGCCCTGGACGAACAGATCATCGCCCTGGTACGCGAACGGATGACGGTCTCGGCCGGCATCCAGCGCGCGCGCATCGCCTCCGGCGGTCGCCGCGTCCACCTCGCCCGCGAGATGGAGATCCTCGCCCGCTACCGCGACGAACTGGGCAGGCCCGGCACGACCATGGCGATGACCCTGCTCGAACTCAGCCGCGGACGCGCCTGA